A region of the Hydra vulgaris chromosome 12, alternate assembly HydraT2T_AEP genome:
CTAATCAATTTCGAGGTAGTCGAAATCAATGTTGTTAATTTCTATGTAGTCAATTTCTATTTAGTCAATATTAATGTAGTCGATTTCTATGTTGGTAATTTTTACGAGGTCGATTTCTATGTAATCGATATCAAATGTAGCTGATTTCTATGTAATTGATATCAATGTAGCTATGAAATCGATTTCTATGAAGTtgattttaatgaaacttttcaCATTCATACTTGTAGAACGCCTTATAAGTCTTATTCTACCAGTGGTAGATGATGATAATACAGGGCcgtaggaacaaaaattatattgggGAGGCAGTACTACCCCGAAATAGTTTTAAGAaccttttacctttttttttttactcatttttttagccaatttctccaaaattatttatttgaaaattaatggGGAAGGGGGGGGCAAATGCCCATGCTGCCCACCCGGTTGCTACGGgtctataatataaaattaatcaaagaAAGGTTTTTGCGCTTAgtgtttacttatttttttttcttgagaaactcaatctgaattaaaaaaaaaaaattctgcttcattttaaatttagaaatgtttataaatgtttaaacaaagaaaaaaaattccattcaaataataatttaaagaattctATGCGTTCCAATCTGTTTTTTGTCTGAGTTGCAGAAACCAGATTGTGTGCTGAATAAGTGATAGAAATTGGTAAAATGTAGGataatatagaataaaaattgttaaaatgtagGATCATTAGTTTTTTGAAACATCTTACAAATGTTGCTTTTAAAAATcaccaaattaataaaaatcagtATTGTCaaaactttgtatatttttaataaaaattttatcagcaTAGTAATCAccaatatgtataaataaaaattaaaatagtttttaacatatttacCATTGagtcaatttgtttttttataagcaaattGACTCGATGGTCTAAGcagaatttactttttttcttgattatataGGAGTTTCTGTAGTAACTTTCCTGAAAACAATATGagtaatatcattaaattaatattagctACATAAAGTATGAGCAACGTGTTGTGCGACATACGGATTGGTTAATACactaacattaaaaattgagaCAGTAGGAACAGTTTTCTTAAGAAACTAATTTTAGTGATTCTACAAGAATAccaaataatgtattttaagaaaatcgataattaaaattattttttatatttatttcaattaatttgataattaGTTTAGcataaaaagcttttaataaagaaataatccattttttccctaaaaactaatatttcaaTAGTGATTCatataaattaataagaaataattcaataagcattttaaatggtgtattgtttttaaaatacttcaaCCCATAGTTGCAAACATCAAATCACAAACATTCAATCACAAACATCCAATCACAAAGATCCAATCACAAACATTCATTCACAAACATCAAATCACAAATGAGCATCCTCTAGAGTTAATAAACTATTGATATCACCTGATCCTTCATTATAATTAATTCGCTAACAATTTTGggtttaaatttgaatttattaacgTTTAATTTCGTTACTAAAGTttgtgttattaaaatgttcaaaCTACTAGAATTGGTGACCACTATCAGTATTCCATTTTGGCCGATGACGATTGTAAAAACCAAATCATATGAGGGTTATTATGCATCAACTTATTCTTGCAATAGTCACCAGAATAAGTTCTtgcagtaaattttaaattttactgtgACTTGTTTTTGAAAAAGGGCATTATATTCGAACAGGTAGATGAACTAAGTAAATCACATATTCAACTTTTGATCAAAATCAAAGCTTTGGTGTTTTTGAAACATGGGTTTAGCATTTCATCGAATAGTTTCTATATTAAGCTCTATCATTATcattaagtttttctttaatttacatgattttactaaataatttttaattattaaaatgtggaaaaaaaaaattaattataaataatctaGTGTCGACACAATTGACGCTACAATCTGTGTTGACCTAAAAAAGTTATGTTAGCCCttaaatgtttgtatttttttaatggatatGTTTGtagtatatataacaaataatttgattttttttattacggTATTTTTTGTTCTGAATATTATAGTTATCAATGGCGTCAgttattatacttttatcatttttatgtgGTTTTTCTGTCGTACTGAATGCTACCGTTgttttagcaatatttttaaaaagaaaatccaAGGGAATGAGAGACATAATTTTGATGAGCCTTGCTATATGTGACGGTGTACAATGCACTTTAGGTTTTCCAGTTGAGCTTTATGGCTTCTCTAACTTAAACAGTCCTTTGCAAAATGAATATTTGTGTAGAGCAAACGGTTTTATTGTAATGTACCTAGCTTTGACAGCAATCTCCCATTTGGTTTGTTTGTGTGTATACCGTTTTTTATCAATTGTATACCCCCTAAAAATACAGAAATTCTTATTAGATTCTAGAAGGAAGGCATTACTTTTTGTTCTATTTTGTTGGATTTATGGATTTTTTTGGTCAGTAACTCCTTTATTGGGCTGGAATGAGATAATACGAGAAAAAGAAGACACACATCGGTGCTCGATTAATCTGAACCCTGAAGACAATAGTAAACGTAGCTATTTGTATTCGTTAATGGTATTCTGTTACTTTATACCTTTGGTAATTATTATATACTGCAGTTTGAGAGTACATTTTGAGCTTTCCAAAATGCTCAAATTGTGCAAACATATTTCAGGTATAGAGGCAAGTATTACCAAAGAAACTTATAAGTTGGAAAGACAAGACTTTATTTCTATTAGTCTCAttgtttcatcattttttattgtttggaCTCCGTATACTATATGCGTAATTTTTTCTTCTCTTAGACGTAGTTTACCAACAGGCCTATTAACATACTCTGCTTTGTTTGCAAAATCCTCAACAATTCTAAACCCCGTAATATATTGTCTAATGTATAAAGAGTATCGTGAAACATTGCAAAGCGAATATCGGAAGATCTTCAAAAGTTCGGTTGTTACGCCATTTACGGAAAGAAGTCAGACAGCTGCGCTATCTACCTTAAGTAGTCATGGAGACGCGTCATTTACTTAAAGGTATCGGAAAAGCAGAACTCAGAATTCcaattatttgattaatttcaaaaataaaagtattttattgatttttctttatttccaggtaataaatatttgaaaaattaaaaaaattgcagtttATATATTtggataaatatttaaaaatgaatagtgaacatgattatttaaaagtttcaccGCGGATTCGATCAACAAAGACTCTTTAGAGCATAGAAATAACAGCAACACTAAATACTGTCAAACAGGATAAAGATTTAATATAcgcaataaaaagtttaacatttgttgatgattaaaaagtgttttattgtttattttcttaGCATATATTACTTCAGTTATTAATCTATtccaatttgtttaaaaaaaaatgaggttgcgttatttttgagatatatttgtgttaattttaagatatattatttatataatataatatatagatatagcgttatttttgagatatatttgtgttaattttaATGTGTTCCCTCTTAAACGATTTCTTGTGaagttttttatatcaaaatattatatccactcttcttgtttttttttctaacgcAATCAGATTACACTTTGGTTTTGTTTCTTGTGTTATTTCGCCTAATTTCGTTTTctttataacattaattttttagttcatttgtaaatatttgttgcttaatattaaattttttgtgaatattttttgtacCTAGACTTTTCGgtaaaactgcaaaaaattatgataaatctTTTCACGTTACTCAAGTCGCCTTGCATgcagatttaaaaatatgtatatatatatatatatatatatatatatatatatatatatatatatatatatatatatatatatatatatatatatatatatacacgtaataattaaaaaaaaaagaacgcaGAGACTCCCGAAAGACCATTGGATTTTGCAATTAAGAGCcgtttgtaaaatttttcataaaaaaccgTAAAAATAAATCTCatataaacaaacttaaaacagATGATGGCTTCTTTCATAATAAACCCAAAACtctattttgttgtttttaatagaatgattgagaaaaaaattttaaactacaGTAGCTCAAACTCTGGGCCACCTTTGACTACAGTGGACCAATTTAGAATCTGTTCATAAAACTGTTTAACACCTTCATCATCTTGAATGTACGGCATAAGTTTATGGATAGCAACAATTTTCTTAGTGTTCATTGGGATCACTCCACCCGGATATGTTTTGGTTGAAGTAAGGAACTGAAGTCCATCAATATAGTTGATGGACTTCAGTTCCTTACTTCAGCCAAACATATCCATCTATATAGTTTCTGCAGATTACTTTCCTCTTCCATTTTTGTGACTCATATGCATAAAAGTTctgattttgaattttgaacttttttgttcCTGAGCATATTGCGGCCAGCTTTTTTATCTGACaacattgtttgtttgttttttaaaaaaataaggataTTTGCTCTTATAAGGTATAAAGCCTATCACGGTTAGGTTTAGGGTTTTATGGATTTCTCTTTTCAAGACAGAAAAGTCTCAATCACAAGGAAGAAAAGAGTGACCTCTCGGGAAAATATTGCTCAACACTCTAAAACTTGTTTAGTGATACTCCTACAGAACATAGCCTAACAAGAGTATGGGTTTTTATTTCGGTCCACGCACCCATCAGAAAACACATGAAACTGTTCTACATCATTGCAGGAAGattctatatattttagtaGAAAGAAGAAAACTTCATCAGGTTGCTTTGCACCAAGCCCTTCATggtacaaaaataatttgacacTATCATCTTAAAAAGTTGTGTATGCAGAAAACACTAACGGCCTTAGGTAAAAAGTCTCTTGAACTGGTATGCAAGGAAGTTGTAAATTTTGCATATTATCTAAACAAATCTCTCCTGTTTTATCatcatctttaaattttttgtgcaatttttgtttttttctggaAAACATTTTGACTCTGCGAATATGAACCATTTTCTCAACAGCTGCAGCAGTCTTAACATATCgcttaaatatttactttgaaTTTTCACCTGTAACTCATCACATGTGCAGCATGTGTCAACTTGAGGTAATCCAAACCTCAATGAAAATTGCTgcttaaatattttcaactaaaactAGTAATTTACATTGGTTCCAGAATACTTCTGTTGAAACGTCGTGTATATGTTATATACAGAAGGTTGTTCATTGAGAAAATGGTTTTCAATATTACCATAGTGAGTTGTTTTTGTTGGATAAAAAGATATGTGCTCTTTCAACATGTTAATGACTTTCAGGTTTAGCATTTTCTGAATTACTTTGTTCACGTTCATCACGAAGGAGTTGTCCTGTCTTCAAAAGGTTGTCCAGCCTTCTTAATCTGTTACTTGTCACAGAGTAAGAAGGTTATAAAAGCCAATTTGCATACGTGGTGCTTTTAAGATGGTGttgatatttcataaaaaaataatacagcTCGTTCCGGCTTTGAAGACTGTGCCTTCTCTTTTGCTTAACCTCGTTAGTACACATCAATGGCTGCAGATAGTAATCttattcatttttagttttaagactAATAAACTTGTTGAATAACCTAAGTCATTCATCTTCTCCAATGACTTCAAAACACTTTCTTCTGCACCTTAAAAAACCACAAGAAAATAACTTAGTTAGGCGTACACTACGAAATTCATACAcaagaaaactttttacatattttatcaaaagGTTCAGCCGTTAAAGTAagtctaataataaaaatttttaaaacagaaatattacgtttctgttaaaaaagtaacagtaaaaAGCTCTTAGcaagtattatattaaataaatattatacgttcagtatttaaattattattgcctTATCCCAAATACATCAACAAAACATATAGAAAATTAGCGCAATTAATACAtccaaaaaagttatattttaagttactCGCAATCTCCTCCAGGATTTCTTTCTGGTATATCCTTCCCAGCGTAGTTTATGTAGGGGCTTCCGTCAacgcttttttaattattttgcttttgtagatagttgtagattttttttgtagatattttgtagatTTACTACtcctatattattatttttttagtatatggGTGTTGTCATCAGACTCcattattaaatcaattaaaatctgaaaaactCATAAATCAGTTACTGCAAACTAGTAAAGCGCAACACATCAGTACAAAGATAAAAACACAACCTCTAATCAAGTGAATTAACTTGATTTACTGTAACTATTCAACTATATTAAACTTAGGACAACGGTTTTTTTCCATTCATATAAGAATTCTTTGTTTTGAATTAATCTGCAAAGGgaatttttttgtaatcattattagttttctaaagatatttttacaactgattgTCCAAAGGGAATTGCTTGTGTTGCAATTATTAATGATTATCcgaaataaataatacaaacgATTATCCTAAAGGAAATTGGTTGTGTAACAACCGTTACAACTTCTATTTGCGATAATTTATGTAATCTATGAAAGATTTTGTGATATTTTACAAACATCACAAAATCTTTCATAGAAACACTGTAAAGGTAAGCTACAGCttcactaaaaatataaaagaaatattaaaaaccacaacaaaaaaattattttcccaAGATTGAAAATAATGACCAAAATGCAATTGtcaaaataaagcaaaacaTTATATACAAATGCATCATCGTAGCTAAAAACCAATCCAACAAAGTTTATATATGATTAACCGAAAGTGAATGGAAAACCAGatataactttcaaaatcatcattcaataatattaaatagaaaaagtttACAGCCCCATCAAAATAAGTCTGGTATTTTAACAAAACCCCTATATTCACATGGTTTGTTCTGAAACCTGTACCTCATTACTCAAATATTTCCATAAGATGCCCACTTTGTCTATATGAGAGATTTGCTGACTGAAACCTGAGGAACCGCTAAATCAAAGAAccaaaattatatcaaataaaattcatataatGGTTGgcgtaaaaaattttttcattcgCTTTTTCATTACGCCAAAAAGgagtttattttgataatgcaaATCTGTCAAGTCTCCGTCATTTGGCGGAGTCCCTTTTGCatttacaaaagattttaaaaactccCATTTTCTTATTAGCATGTTTTCACCAATAaagatttctacttttttaatttttaaattgttttttggtcTGATTTGTGTTCTTGGTTGtctgatttgtttttttattagtatttctATCTGCCATGAAGAACatgtcttctttttttcttttttttgacctgaacctttttttttttttttggtaaagatACATAGGTTGGTCAGCATTATAAAGTCTCTCtcatacctatttttaaaacttgacacCTATGTTAATGatcttttaatgaaataaatgctTGCGCTGGTGCAACTTATGCAACTCTAGCATCTAACTTCATTAACAATGctttgtttagtattttaaattaattgcattttctAGATTTTTGCACAATTATTAGAAATAGTATTGCGCAGTATTATATGGTGATTACCTGGGGAAATATTGTATATGTTGCTTGTTTTatcagcaaaaacaaaaatagtagggtttgattttatattattaacgtCTAATTTGAGTTTTACCTGGAATGTAACTTTCTGGTTGCAACAtaactaaagtttttataaagttaattcaAACAATTAAACAAACTTCCTGTgaaatgttttttctataattttaatttttcaatatttagacATTGTTCAAATTATCATCACTCTGACATGATTGAcatgttttttcatatttagtttttgtCACTCTATGTACAGTCTTTTGTCACTATATGTACAGACAAATGTCCTTAATTTTAAGGTTCTTTAAAGTAACAGCTTCATCTGGAATTAAAAACATTCCTTAGTAAATTTAGAAAAGCATGTTTCGTTGGAATGAAGGCATTTAAACATGTGGAAGTTTTAATCCCTCTTATAGTGTTCATATATTCGAGATTTAAAATGACGAGATGTCTCGACCATGTAACAAGAGTTACATCATGCAGAATCAAAagaagtttaaattataaatttaataaaatatcactAAAGCTactaaaatatatgaaataaatctTGCATATTCATGATAAAAGTCTATCatgaatctataaaaaaatctcataaGCTGCTAAAATTGCGTTATCTACTATTAGAAGAGTTAGGAAACCTCGTTCATTTGAATGAAACCCAGGTTTGTCATACAGAGGTAGAGCtaaaaagtacaaatattttaattctttagtAAAGAAGGTAAAGAAACTTTCAAGCAATTTACTAAAGTTCTTCTAACAAACAAAATGCCAAACTTCTAACAAACAAAATGCCTCGAGCACAAAAGTTTTACGCTCAAATTTTGACAGTTGTATTTTGATGGACGGCGAGAGATAAAAAATGGAAGCTTACTATTTTTATAGAGACAAATGTTGCACTTAATTCGTTTTTGGTAAAGCaatcaacaaatataaataaatgtttggaagtaaattaggcaaaaattaattttttttggcaagcAGTTTGAAACTGCAATGAAAAAGAGTTGAGCTATTTTAATGTAGACATCAGAATTTATTCTTTTTAGCAAGCAGTTTGAAACTGCAATGAAAAAGTGGCATCAAAGATCCTCCAACTTCTTTAGTCAGCGTGATAGGCTTCTGCAACGATGTTGCTGGTCTATTCCGAGCCATAGGTATTGCATGTAATCCTATTGAATAGCGCCTATTCATAAACAGTTCGTCCCGGAGCCTTAAAGCTGTGTTGTTACACAATGGAAACAACTACCCATCTCTCCCAATGGCTCACTCTGTGCATCTCAAAGAGGACTACACCAGTGTCACAATGTTTCTGAGTGCATTGAAGTATGACAACTACGGATGGGAGGTCATCAGTGACTTCAAAATGGTATCATTCTTTATTTGTCTTCCAGGAGGTTTCACGAAGTTTCCTTATTTCCTTTGGGACAGCCGTGATACAACGGACCGAGTTTTCTGTTGGGAAGAGCAATGTAAAGTGAGACTCGCTGATAGAACCTCATAAGTTGCTTATGCCAACGCTGCACATCAAGACAGGTCTCATTAAGCAATTTGTTACTGCTCTTGACAAGGAGCCAGCAGCATTTCAATACCTCCAAGATCTTTTTCCAAAATTGTCCGAGGCTAAGGTCAGGCTAGTATATTAGTCGGAGCACAGATCAAGAAGATCACAGAATGTGAGGATTTCGCAAAGCTGTTGAACAGGACGCAGAGAGCGGCTTGGAATTGTTTCGTTGCAGTTGTTCAGGGCTTCCTTGGTAATCACAAAGCTGAAAACTATGTGGAGTTGGTGCAGACTCTCATGAAGAATTACGCCAAAATGGGATGCAGAATGTCTTTGAAAGTCCATATCCTTGATTCGCATTTCGACAAATTCAAAGtgtaaatgtataaattttagtGACAAGTTTAGATTAattattaatgaattaaaaatagagTTGATAATTCAGACTATTGCAAAAAATATCTATCAcataacattaaattaataaattaaaaaaattatactttatataacaAAACATCTTCTGTTATTGTGCTTTACAATCGATTTGTCATAGCttaccttattattattattgttaatattattattgttcttattattatcattgttattataacaaatataataaataaaaatcattattatatataatattatatattaatgactttattttttttctttacttatttttttttcgtttagttgttgtttttttttgtttgtttttttgttttgttttaagtcTCTGCTTTGAATTAGCCTTGTACTATCTGGACTGTTTCTTCAAAACAGTCCCTCTTTATCGTCCCTTTGCAAGGGTTCCTTTGCATTTTCCTttcataaaaatgttgtaataattttactatattgTAAAGAGCTTTTTGTTggtaaaatatattgattgatttatATTCCAGATTATGAAAATGCCAAGAATGTATACCAGGAAACCGGGTTCCAGAAATTATGTTGATTATTCTCAAAATAAGCTCCAACAATTCCTTTCTGGTATTAATGAAGACCGAATGAGTCAGAGAGTAGCATCTAAACATTTTGTCATATGTAGAATTATCATCCAAAATAAACTAAAGCTAAAACGTAATCAAAACCCAAGACATCCTGCAATTTACTGCTTTGGAAGAATCTGCTTTTGTTTCTCACATCTTGGCGGTGTTTGAGTTTGAATTTCCAGTGGATGAATTGGATTTTAGGTTTATTGTGAAAGATTACCTCTTTTCCCAAAACAAAACTATTgaaaagtttagaaataattttccAGGACTAGAATGgagtaaagtatttaaaatgatattctTTGCTCACTTTGCGTTTGGCAGCCAACATAAAACGCCATCAGGTTCCTATTAACGAAAAAACCAGAAGTGAGTTTATGAAAACCTTATCCAAGTTGTTACAAATGTGTCAgcagaaaatatatacaactatgATGAAACTAACCAATGTCGTAGAGGCTGTAAATACCCTGAAAGAGTAATAAACTTATCAAAGTCTAATATTTCAGTCATGTTTTGTAGCAACGCTGCGGGATGTGGAAAATATAATCCATCGTCTAAAACACAGAAAATCTATGATAAACGTAGACTGAAAACGGTCAAATGGAACTAGGTACAATCTCACAGGACATGGATGGTTTGATAGTGTCACATTTAAGGAGTGGCTTACTGCTCACCTGCTTCCTATACTGAAAAATCAGAtcggaaaaaaagttctaattgGGGATAGTTTTTCATCACACATcattcagaatgttttaaacatataaatttagaGTCAAAATAAGGTTTTCAATTCaatgctataaatttttttttgcattaaattttgtatatatctatgcaatgaatttatttttaaaaatctattgtCCGGATCAATAGCATTTTCAAGACATAAAAGGTTGTCAAAAACAAAGTGTTTTTGAGTTGAAGATTCAAAAACATTCTGAACCACATGTTTCTACAAGTAAATATTCATATCTTTGgatcttcaacaaaaatttcCATAAGTCCCTCCTCCGGAACATTTTTTGACGGTAAACGTTCCGGCAGTAGAAAGTTTATCGcctgttatttttgaaaatacttcatgacaaaaatcatttacgccggtagcattttacgccggtaaaaagttttataacatcgaCCCCAGGAAAAGAAATCTGTCCTGAACAGAATCAGATGTTGTACCAGTCAAAAACACACTAAAAGCGCCAAGAaacgaaaaaaagttatatgttaCATCTCTAATGCCACATCTTACAATGAATATAAGTATGAGTCTTTAAATCTGAatgaaacaattatttttaatcattaaatatttatatagagtaGTTGcctaaatacaaatttagttattgatttattattacagaacaaaaacaatatttaatacaatagacaaagttttttgtactatttctatttattattttactttatatagaTCGAAGGACATTTGTTTATGGAGCTATTTCCTCAAGTAAATTTTAAGTGTTTGTTTTAACATTATGGAGGTATTTACTTAAGTAAtttgtaagtaaataaataagacagCACAACAAGTAAACATGGCTTAAAGAAACACTAACTCAGGGTAACGTTAggtcattttttgaaaaacttaaaagtacaTCTgcttttaatcaattttataaatcaaatagCTCGAATTAAAGGTTGATTAATGattcgaataaaaaaaaacttgaaaaaattttttgaatagagCAAAATTGATCATTAAAACCAAAAATCGCAATAAACTGGATTTAAAGTAACCGCATGTTACGattataaaaaatctgaaaacaattttatgttgAGTCACCGAATTAATGAGAAAATAACGCCATTAGGTAGCTTAATTATTTTCATCATAATGGCTAGgtcatttcatcaaaaatagacgtttttaatttattaaacttcaaatccttgaaattttaaaatatttctaatcaGCTTTAAGTTGTAAGAAGTGCGATGGCAGAGTGAGTAAGTAGTAACATGTGAGGTGGTATGGTGTCTAAGTCAATGGTAGGTTAAGTCTGATGGAGAAGAcgtacaatataaaaattttttttttgttctagcatgaaaattattattttttgaaagaaaaatgatTAATACGATTAAAAACGATTTGAGAACTAGAACAAGTTAAAAAACGTTCATTATGATTCAGATTGCAAATAAATTCTATTCTCGGTTGAGAATAGAACGTACTTATACTGTCTTTATTATTCTGTCAAGTCCCAACTGGTTACATACAATAAGATTACATTTTGTACTTACGTaatatgaagaaaaatattagcacttgtaataacaaaaaaaaaaaaaagaagctctCGTAGTAACGAgataatcatttaaaacaaacaataaacagatttaaacattttttgatattagagAGGAGTTATTAATTACGcacaataaaagtaaagattatttaaatgttgataTCTGGTGTCTGTATTGTATTGTATGAAATTAAAAGAGAACCTTTTaatagaatataaatttagctACTTACCTCAAGTTGAAAAATGAGGACttatcaaagtaaaaaaagtaagacCAGATCCACAAGTTATTTGAGAAGAATTTTGAACCAAGCCGCATTTGAAAACTTGTTTATCCGCATTTCCAAACCGACGCATAGATCAAACTTTCACCGTAgtgtaacacaaaaaaaaacaccggTTATTGTTGACGAAAAGTATTacgttgaattaaaaaattttaaaaacaagcttATAGAATTTAATGCTTTATCAAACTTTCATGGTCAGTATTGGCAATGCATTGGTCATATAAATATCCGAATGAAATTATGTGCTCAATGCTTTAGCATTAATCAAATTGATTCCCATAAAAGCGAGTtgtattttgttgataaatttgaaaaagctCATGTAAGAACATCGTTATGTTACAACTGTATTGTGTTATTCATTATGTAAAGTTAAAGAGCCTCCAATAAGTTACAGGAAAAATATAACATCCGACAACA
Encoded here:
- the LOC101237418 gene encoding melanopsin-A-like (The RefSeq protein has 8 substitutions compared to this genomic sequence), with the translated sequence MASVIILLSFLCGFSVVLNATVVLAIFLKRKSKGMRDIILMSLAICDGVQCTLGFPVELYGFSNLNSPLQNEYLCKANGFIVMYLALTAISHLVCLCVYRFLSIVYPLKIQKFFLDSRRKALLFILFCWIYGFFWSVTPLLGWNEIIREKEDTHRCSINLNPEDNNKRSYLYSLMVFCYFIPLVIIIFCSLRVHFELSKMLKLCKHISGREASITKETYKLERQDFISISLIVSSFFIVWTPYTICVIFSSLRSSLPTGLLTYSALFAKSSTILNPVIYCLMYKEYRETLQSEYRKIFKSSVVAPFTERSQTAALSTLSSHGDASFT